A single Candidatus Desulfofervidus auxilii DNA region contains:
- a CDS encoding ATP-binding protein has product MKELVIISGKGGTGKTTLTAAFASLAKDKVIADTDVDAPDLHLILSPQIKHEEPFKGGHYAIIDKEKCIQCGECRELCRFHAINEEFEINPIDCEGCGVCVHFCPQEAINFPQRTCGKWFISETRFGPMVHAQLDIGQENSGLLATLVRQQAKIIAEDRGYDLIIVDGPPGVGCPVIASVTGASVVMIVTEPSPSGLHDLERVWQLAFKHFGIPCLACINKFDLNPTFSEKIETFCKKNQITLVGKIPFDPKVTEAVVQAKTVIEIKASVTSLVAQMWEKIYKHLYGQKRIYL; this is encoded by the coding sequence ATGAAAGAGCTTGTTATTATTAGTGGGAAAGGAGGGACGGGAAAAACTACGTTAACTGCAGCCTTTGCGTCCTTAGCAAAAGATAAAGTCATTGCAGATACAGATGTAGATGCCCCTGACTTACATCTCATTCTTTCTCCACAAATTAAACATGAGGAACCTTTTAAAGGTGGCCATTATGCTATCATTGATAAAGAGAAATGTATTCAATGTGGAGAATGTAGAGAGCTCTGCCGTTTTCATGCTATTAATGAAGAATTTGAAATTAATCCTATAGACTGTGAAGGTTGTGGTGTTTGCGTCCATTTTTGTCCACAAGAAGCGATAAATTTTCCTCAACGTACCTGTGGAAAATGGTTTATATCTGAAACACGTTTTGGACCAATGGTACATGCCCAGTTAGATATTGGTCAAGAAAATTCAGGACTTTTAGCTACTCTTGTACGTCAACAGGCTAAAATTATTGCTGAAGATCGTGGTTATGACTTAATTATTGTGGATGGCCCCCCAGGTGTTGGTTGCCCAGTCATTGCAAGTGTAACTGGGGCAAGTGTAGTAATGATTGTAACAGAACCTAGCCCCTCGGGTCTCCATGATTTGGAGCGAGTTTGGCAATTAGCATTTAAACACTTTGGCATTCCTTGTTTGGCTTGTATTAACAAGTTTGATTTAAATCCTACATTTAGTGAAAAGATAGAAACATTTTGTAAAAAAAATCAAATTACTTTGGTTGGAAAAATTCCCTTTGATCCAAAAGTGACTGAAGCAGTAGTCCAAGCAAAAACAGTAATTGAAATTAAAGCATCTGTGACATCTTTAGTTGCTCAGATGTGGGAAAAGATTTATAAACATTTATATGGACAAAAAAGAATTTACCTATGA
- a CDS encoding zinc ribbon domain-containing protein, protein MPTYTYQCHNCGFVFEKEQKITDAPLNICPKCGGPVKRVITGGTGFILKGSGFYATDYKRSDSCCGKSNPCADPKRCCEKKSL, encoded by the coding sequence ATGCCAACATATACTTATCAATGTCACAATTGTGGTTTTGTTTTTGAAAAAGAACAAAAAATTACTGATGCACCTTTAAATATATGTCCTAAATGTGGTGGTCCTGTCAAAAGGGTTATTACAGGTGGGACAGGTTTTATTTTAAAAGGTAGCGGTTTTTATGCCACTGATTATAAACGTAGTGATTCTTGTTGTGGTAAATCTAATCCATGCGCTGACCCTAAAAGATGCTGCGAGAAAAAATCACTTTGA
- a CDS encoding CGGC domain-containing protein: MKKAGIIRCLGTEAMCPGTACFRMAKEGKGGFEKIGPVEVIGHVTCGGCPGKEILPRAEKMIEKGAEAIVLSSCIVGKHPGSKYYPCPFFPQIKEVLEKQIGDKVQIIYGTH, translated from the coding sequence ATGAAAAAGGCAGGTATAATTAGGTGTTTGGGTACAGAAGCAATGTGTCCTGGCACTGCTTGTTTTAGAATGGCAAAGGAAGGAAAAGGAGGATTTGAAAAAATAGGGCCAGTGGAGGTGATCGGACATGTAACCTGTGGTGGTTGTCCTGGAAAAGAAATTTTACCACGGGCAGAAAAAATGATAGAAAAAGGAGCAGAAGCAATCGTTCTTTCTTCTTGTATTGTTGGCAAACATCCAGGATCAAAATATTACCCTTGCCCCTTTTTCCCTCAAATTAAAGAAGTTTTAGAAAAGCAAATTGGAGATAAAGTGCAAATCATCTACGGTACACATTGA
- a CDS encoding sigma 54-interacting transcriptional regulator, with translation MEGVKEARSFFEIILDSISEGVFAVNKEWQITYFNHAAEKITGVSKEEALGRPCYEVFHANICQTDCALKKTIKTGKPVIDLPINIINREGRKIPLSISTAVLRDEKGKVVGGVETFRDLSAVEELKREITKKYTFEDIISKSHEIQKIFEVLPYIAESDATVLIQGPSGSGKELFAKAIHNLSPRHHGPYVVVNCAALPDTLLESELFGYVKGAFTDAKHDKPGRFALAHKGTIFLDEIGDISPAMQVKLLRVLQEKEFEPLGATKSVKVDVRVICATNKDLAKLVAEGRFREDLYYRINVIKIELPPLSKRREDIPLLIDHFIHRLNAKMNKNIIGVSDEVLEFLMKYEFPGNVRELENIIEHAFILCRGSVIQLEHLPKEVIETVRKPVQIPTEKELSLEALEIKAIKTALQKHRGHRGRAAQELGIDKSTLWRKMKRYGLL, from the coding sequence ATGGAAGGAGTAAAAGAAGCAAGGTCTTTTTTTGAAATTATTTTAGATAGTATTAGTGAAGGTGTTTTTGCTGTAAATAAAGAATGGCAAATTACATATTTTAACCATGCTGCTGAAAAAATTACTGGTGTTTCTAAAGAAGAAGCCTTAGGGCGTCCTTGTTATGAAGTTTTTCATGCCAATATATGTCAGACTGATTGTGCTTTAAAAAAAACTATAAAAACTGGAAAACCTGTTATTGATCTTCCAATAAATATTATAAATCGCGAGGGCAGAAAAATACCTTTAAGTATCAGCACTGCTGTATTGCGAGATGAAAAAGGTAAAGTTGTAGGAGGTGTAGAAACATTTAGAGACCTTTCTGCTGTAGAAGAATTAAAAAGAGAAATTACAAAAAAATATACATTTGAAGATATTATTAGTAAAAGTCATGAAATTCAAAAAATTTTTGAAGTTCTTCCTTATATTGCTGAAAGTGATGCCACAGTTTTAATCCAAGGACCAAGTGGCTCAGGAAAGGAATTATTTGCTAAAGCTATACATAACTTAAGTCCCCGTCATCATGGTCCTTATGTAGTAGTAAATTGTGCTGCTTTACCTGATACTTTATTAGAATCTGAGCTCTTTGGTTATGTAAAGGGGGCATTTACTGATGCCAAACATGATAAACCAGGACGCTTTGCCTTAGCCCATAAAGGTACCATATTTTTGGATGAAATAGGAGATATTTCTCCAGCAATGCAAGTAAAACTACTTAGAGTGTTGCAAGAAAAGGAATTTGAACCATTGGGAGCAACAAAATCAGTAAAAGTAGATGTACGTGTTATTTGTGCTACTAATAAAGACTTAGCAAAATTAGTAGCTGAAGGGCGATTTAGGGAAGATTTATATTATCGCATCAATGTAATTAAAATAGAACTTCCACCACTTTCTAAGCGCCGTGAAGATATCCCTTTATTGATTGATCACTTTATCCATCGCCTTAATGCCAAAATGAATAAAAATATTATTGGCGTTTCTGATGAAGTACTTGAATTTCTCATGAAGTATGAATTTCCTGGAAATGTGAGAGAATTAGAAAATATCATTGAACATGCTTTTATCCTTTGTCGTGGTTCTGTTATTCAATTAGAACATCTTCCTAAAGAAGTAATAGAAACTGTTCGTAAGCCTGTACAAATTCCTACAGAAAAGGAGCTTTCTTTAGAAGCTTTAGAAATAAAAGCTATTAAAACAGCTCTTCAAAAACATAGAGGACATCGAGGGCGAGCTGCTCAAGAGCTGGGCATTGATAAAAGCACACTTTGGCGAAAAATGAAACGCTATGGTTTATTATAA
- a CDS encoding dicarboxylate/amino acid:cation symporter codes for MGIKRFITIENLTLLSIIVGILLGIFFPEFISKFKFIGDIFITLLKMVIVPLIFASVFVSIVSLGSLKNIKDLGGKTIFYYLATTSISVITGLSIVNILTPGKGAEFTKKMCTFEHEFKISDLILNIFPENPLKSLVEGKVLQIIFFAILFGLAVLTINEKKKEQIYNFFDGVNDSMIRLTKWIIKLTPIGVFFIVSHIVAIKGIKPIILLWEYILAVVVGLLIHAIINLGFLGYLVGKFNPLFHFMEVRGALLVAFSTASSSATLPISLEVAEEKAKISKKVAGFVLPLGATINMDGTALYEAVASMFIANIYGINLNFGQQIVIFLTATLASIGAAGIPSAGLVTMTLVLNTVGLPIEGIGIILAVDRFLDMLRTSVNVWGDMVGAKILDRFVK; via the coding sequence ATGGGTATAAAACGCTTTATAACAATAGAAAATCTTACATTATTATCTATAATTGTAGGTATCTTACTTGGTATCTTTTTTCCAGAATTTATTTCAAAATTTAAATTTATTGGTGATATTTTTATTACTCTTCTTAAAATGGTTATTGTACCATTAATATTTGCTTCAGTATTTGTAAGTATTGTTTCTTTAGGTTCTCTAAAAAATATTAAAGATTTGGGAGGAAAAACTATTTTTTATTATTTAGCAACAACTAGCATTTCAGTGATTACAGGATTGAGTATTGTTAACATATTAACTCCAGGTAAAGGAGCAGAATTTACAAAAAAAATGTGCACATTTGAGCATGAATTTAAAATATCAGATTTAATTTTAAACATTTTTCCCGAAAATCCTTTAAAAAGTTTAGTAGAAGGTAAAGTTTTGCAAATTATCTTTTTTGCTATACTATTTGGTTTAGCCGTTTTAACAATCAATGAAAAAAAGAAAGAACAAATATATAATTTTTTTGATGGAGTAAATGACAGCATGATAAGACTTACAAAATGGATTATAAAACTAACTCCTATTGGAGTATTTTTTATTGTCTCCCATATTGTAGCTATAAAAGGAATAAAACCTATAATTTTATTATGGGAATATATTTTAGCTGTAGTTGTTGGCTTATTAATTCATGCAATAATTAATTTAGGATTTTTAGGATATTTAGTAGGAAAATTTAATCCTTTATTTCATTTTATGGAAGTAAGAGGGGCTTTATTAGTAGCATTTTCAACTGCCTCAAGTTCAGCCACTTTACCTATATCTCTTGAGGTAGCAGAAGAAAAGGCAAAAATAAGTAAAAAAGTTGCGGGATTTGTTTTACCTCTTGGTGCAACAATAAATATGGATGGAACAGCTTTATATGAAGCAGTTGCATCCATGTTTATTGCCAACATCTATGGCATAAACTTAAATTTTGGACAGCAAATTGTGATTTTTTTAACTGCTACTTTAGCATCTATTGGAGCAGCAGGTATACCTAGTGCTGGATTAGTAACCATGACTTTAGTTTTAAATACAGTAGGATTGCCTATAGAAGGAATAGGTATAATACTTGCAGTAGATAGATTTTTAGATATGTTAAGGACTTCTGTTAATGTATGGGGTGACATGGTTGGAGCTAAGATATTGGATAGATTTGTAAAATAA
- a CDS encoding DnaJ domain-containing protein, translated as MDKKEFTYEDLTWAREVLGIPLRATQAEIKQAYRRKIKEWHPDRCNKEVAHKKMAEINRAYEIITSYCRRYKYSFDLETFRRNMVGTEWWWWDKFGQDPIWSNKVKK; from the coding sequence ATGGACAAAAAAGAATTTACCTATGAAGATTTAACATGGGCTAGAGAAGTTTTAGGTATACCATTACGGGCAACACAAGCTGAGATAAAACAGGCTTATAGGCGTAAAATAAAAGAATGGCACCCAGACCGGTGTAATAAAGAAGTAGCCCATAAAAAAATGGCTGAAATTAATCGAGCATATGAGATTATTACTAGTTATTGTCGACGTTATAAATATAGTTTTGATTTAGAAACTTTTCGTAGAAATATGGTAGGCACAGAATGGTGGTGGTGGGATAAATTTGGCCAAGACCCTATTTGGAGCAATAAAGTGAAAAAATAA
- the lipA gene encoding lipoyl synthase, whose product MHKKIDLKACYALNVLLKNLKLHTICQEANCPNISECFSKKIATFLILGNICTRNCRFCAVKKGKPGVVDIEEPERIAEAVSRLNLKHVVITSVTRDDLPDGGAEHFAKTIYSIRKKMKKIVIEVLIPDFKGEKEAIKKVIEAKPDIIGHNIETVPRLYPIVRKGANFLRSLEVLKTVKALSNGIYTKSGIMLGLGEKEEEILEVFKDLRKVNCDFLSIGQYLSPSRKAYPVKEYVHPDRFDYYKERALALGFLYVASGPYVRSSYLAEEYLEHVEDNKK is encoded by the coding sequence TTGCATAAAAAGATTGATTTAAAAGCATGTTATGCCTTAAATGTCCTTTTAAAGAACTTAAAGTTACATACTATTTGTCAAGAGGCCAATTGTCCTAATATTTCTGAATGTTTTTCTAAAAAGATAGCTACTTTTTTAATCCTAGGAAACATTTGCACAAGAAACTGCCGATTTTGTGCAGTAAAAAAAGGAAAGCCAGGGGTTGTGGATATAGAAGAACCAGAGCGTATAGCAGAAGCAGTCTCTCGGCTTAATTTAAAACATGTAGTTATTACCAGTGTAACTAGAGACGATTTGCCAGATGGAGGGGCTGAACATTTTGCGAAGACCATTTATAGTATCAGAAAAAAAATGAAAAAAATTGTTATTGAGGTCCTTATCCCAGACTTTAAAGGAGAAAAAGAAGCGATAAAAAAGGTAATAGAAGCAAAGCCAGATATTATTGGGCATAATATTGAAACTGTACCAAGATTGTATCCCATTGTGCGTAAAGGTGCAAATTTTTTACGCTCTTTAGAGGTATTAAAAACTGTAAAAGCACTAAGCAATGGTATTTATACTAAATCTGGCATTATGTTGGGTTTAGGAGAAAAAGAGGAAGAAATATTAGAAGTATTTAAAGATCTTCGTAAAGTAAACTGTGATTTTTTGAGCATAGGTCAGTATTTATCCCCTAGTCGAAAGGCATATCCTGTAAAAGAGTATGTACATCCAGATAGATTTGATTATTATAAAGAAAGAGCTTTAGCACTAGGATTTCTTTATGTCGCCAGTGGGCCTTATGTTCGCAGTTCTTATTTGGCAGAAGAGTATTTGGAACATGTAGAGGATAATAAAAAATGA
- a CDS encoding 50S ribosome-binding GTPase, protein MPANLPPQYYAAEKKYREAKTLQEKMAFLEEMLMIMPKHKGTDKLRAALRRKLAQIKSAIEAKKKTKKGVSYVIEKEGAGQVALVGFPNVGKSAFIRKVTKATPEVADYPFTTRIPIPGMMPFEDIKIQLIDMPALTIEYIEPWVGDVLRRADLLLIMLDLTDDPLYQWENILKRLEELKIKILEKTIGFFFKKTVVAANKIDAPGANEVFEIFQSFWELDLPLIPISVEKNINLNMLAERIFQHLDVIRIYSKAPGKKPDLEEPFIIKKGSTILDFAEKVHREIAANLKFARIWNKKLNGLRVEKDYILQDKDIVELRT, encoded by the coding sequence ATGCCTGCCAATCTTCCACCTCAATATTACGCTGCTGAAAAAAAATATCGAGAAGCAAAAACACTACAAGAAAAAATGGCTTTCCTTGAAGAAATGCTCATGATTATGCCAAAACATAAGGGTACTGATAAATTGCGAGCAGCTCTAAGACGAAAGCTAGCACAAATTAAAAGTGCTATTGAAGCTAAAAAAAAGACTAAAAAGGGTGTAAGTTATGTAATTGAAAAAGAAGGAGCAGGACAGGTAGCATTAGTTGGATTTCCTAATGTAGGTAAATCTGCCTTTATAAGAAAAGTAACTAAAGCCACCCCAGAAGTAGCAGATTATCCCTTTACAACGCGTATACCTATACCGGGAATGATGCCATTTGAAGATATCAAAATTCAACTAATAGATATGCCTGCTTTAACAATTGAATATATAGAGCCTTGGGTAGGAGATGTTCTTCGGCGAGCGGATTTATTGTTAATAATGTTAGACTTAACTGATGATCCATTATATCAATGGGAAAATATTTTAAAACGTCTTGAAGAACTTAAGATTAAGATTTTAGAAAAAACAATAGGTTTCTTTTTTAAAAAAACTGTTGTGGCTGCTAATAAAATAGACGCACCTGGAGCAAATGAAGTTTTTGAGATTTTTCAATCTTTTTGGGAATTGGATTTACCATTAATTCCTATTTCTGTTGAAAAGAATATTAATCTCAATATGCTTGCTGAAAGAATCTTTCAACATCTAGATGTTATTCGCATTTATTCAAAAGCACCAGGAAAAAAACCAGATTTAGAAGAACCTTTTATTATTAAAAAAGGAAGCACAATCTTAGATTTTGCTGAAAAGGTCCATCGGGAAATTGCTGCTAATCTAAAATTTGCTCGTATTTGGAACAAAAAATTAAATGGTTTAAGGGTAGAGAAAGATTATATATTGCAAGACAAAGATATTGTAGAGTTGCGAACATGA
- the rtcA gene encoding RNA 3'-phosphate cyclase: MIKIDGSYGEGGGQILRTSLALSAILQKPIEIFNIRAKRPKPGLRPQHLVCVKAVQKITHADVDGAEIGAKKLRFSPKGIFPGKYNFDIGTAGSTSLVLQSILLPLSMANEASEIKIKGGTHVPWSPPFHYLKYVFAPMLNSIGIKIELKLYQWGWYPEGGGEIVIRVFPAKELKAQSWNEPPNFSCLKAISASSHLPEHVRKRQIERLIFRLKEIGLEIKSKEEIEASGKGKGSFLFLWIDEKIKAGFSALGAKGKPAEEVAEEVFKYFFTYYRANVCLEEHLADQIIPYLCLASGQSCFKTIISSHLITNIWIINQFLKRKIEHTKSIGEINEIKIT, from the coding sequence ATGATTAAAATTGATGGTTCTTATGGCGAGGGTGGGGGACAGATATTACGGACAAGTCTTGCTTTATCTGCAATTTTACAAAAACCAATTGAAATTTTTAATATTCGAGCAAAAAGACCAAAACCAGGATTACGTCCTCAGCATCTTGTTTGTGTAAAGGCGGTGCAAAAAATTACACATGCAGATGTAGATGGAGCAGAAATAGGTGCAAAAAAATTAAGATTTTCTCCAAAAGGGATTTTTCCAGGAAAATACAATTTTGATATTGGCACAGCAGGTTCTACTAGCTTGGTTTTACAAAGTATCCTTTTACCATTAAGTATGGCAAATGAAGCTTCAGAAATAAAAATCAAAGGAGGTACGCATGTTCCTTGGAGTCCTCCATTTCATTATTTAAAATATGTTTTTGCGCCAATGCTTAATTCAATAGGGATTAAAATAGAACTTAAATTATATCAGTGGGGTTGGTATCCAGAAGGTGGTGGAGAAATAGTTATAAGAGTCTTTCCTGCCAAAGAATTAAAAGCTCAATCTTGGAATGAACCACCTAATTTTTCATGTCTTAAAGCCATTTCTGCTTCTTCTCATTTACCAGAACATGTGAGGAAAAGACAAATTGAAAGATTAATCTTTCGTTTAAAAGAAATAGGATTAGAAATTAAATCTAAAGAAGAAATTGAAGCTTCAGGAAAAGGGAAGGGAAGTTTTCTTTTTTTATGGATTGATGAAAAAATAAAAGCAGGATTTTCTGCATTGGGTGCAAAGGGAAAACCTGCAGAAGAAGTAGCAGAAGAAGTATTTAAATATTTTTTTACTTATTATAGAGCAAATGTTTGTTTAGAAGAACATTTAGCAGATCAAATTATACCTTATCTTTGTCTTGCATCAGGACAATCTTGTTTTAAAACTATCATTTCTTCACATCTTATTACAAATATTTGGATAATTAATCAATTTTTAAAGAGAAAAATAGAACATACAAAAAGTATTGGAGAAATAAATGAAATAAAGATTACTTAA
- a CDS encoding lipoate--protein ligase family protein — protein sequence MIKQWRFIRSGFCDPYTNMAIDEAILIAHSKKENLPTLRVYGWKPPAFSIGYFQKVEEVLDLNKCKKKGILFVRRITGGKAIFHYQELTYSLTCFKDEINAFGSVKEGFKKICSFLLNAYKKLGLNPHFAIEIKLPASEKSLLCFTSYEDYDIIINGKKLGGNAQKRKKDLIFQHGSIPLQLEIDDFFSFLRYKPEGLEEKVCSLEDVLGRKISFTEIENIIKTSFEETFSVRLVEGGLTFKEQELATKLREEKYKTLEWNLKR from the coding sequence ATGATAAAACAATGGCGATTTATTCGTTCAGGATTTTGTGACCCTTACACTAATATGGCTATAGATGAGGCTATATTGATAGCACATAGTAAAAAAGAGAATTTACCTACTTTAAGGGTTTATGGCTGGAAACCTCCTGCTTTTTCTATTGGTTATTTTCAAAAAGTTGAGGAAGTATTAGATTTAAATAAATGTAAGAAAAAAGGAATCTTATTTGTCAGAAGAATCACAGGGGGAAAGGCTATTTTTCATTATCAAGAATTAACTTATAGTTTAACTTGCTTTAAAGATGAGATTAATGCCTTTGGTTCAGTAAAAGAAGGTTTTAAAAAGATTTGTTCATTTCTTTTAAATGCTTATAAAAAACTTGGGCTTAATCCACATTTTGCTATAGAAATTAAGCTGCCTGCTTCAGAAAAATCTTTACTTTGTTTCACTTCTTATGAAGATTATGACATTATCATCAATGGGAAAAAATTAGGTGGTAATGCCCAAAAAAGAAAAAAAGATTTAATCTTTCAACATGGTTCTATTCCTTTACAGCTAGAAATAGATGACTTTTTTTCATTCTTGCGTTATAAACCAGAAGGGTTGGAAGAAAAAGTTTGTTCCTTAGAGGATGTTTTAGGGAGAAAAATAAGTTTTACAGAAATAGAAAATATTATTAAAACATCTTTTGAAGAAACTTTTTCAGTAAGATTGGTAGAAGGGGGACTAACTTTTAAAGAACAAGAATTAGCTACTAAATTAAGGGAAGAAAAATATAAAACTTTAGAGTGGAACCTAAAAAGGTGA
- a CDS encoding type I restriction enzyme HsdR N-terminal domain-containing protein encodes MAEEIVDFFTGKKLPDTDMERLRQKVGRFLVEEKGYDKSDIEINIIFETIANEKKIVIPIDYIIRLEGKRLILIKCFPTALITREKVTLACARLLDNYPIPLTVITDGFATEVLDTYSGKVIAEDLNAIPTKNELKEMLPKFRFDPISEERKEKEKRILAAFDVWKCPVSCKECSLSS; translated from the coding sequence ATGGCAGAAGAAATTGTTGACTTTTTTACTGGAAAAAAATTGCCAGATACTGATATGGAACGTTTAAGACAAAAGGTTGGAAGATTTTTAGTTGAAGAAAAAGGATATGATAAGTCAGATATAGAAATAAACATTATATTTGAAACCATAGCAAATGAAAAGAAGATAGTAATTCCTATTGATTATATCATAAGGTTAGAAGGAAAAAGACTTATTTTAATCAAATGTTTTCCTACAGCTTTGATCACTCGAGAGAAAGTTACCCTTGCTTGTGCTCGCCTTTTAGACAATTACCCAATCCCTTTAACTGTTATTACTGATGGTTTTGCTACAGAAGTTTTAGATACATATTCAGGTAAAGTAATAGCTGAAGATTTAAATGCTATTCCAACAAAAAATGAATTAAAAGAAATGTTACCTAAATTCCGTTTTGATCCTATTTCTGAAGAAAGAAAAGAAAAAGAAAAAAGGATATTAGCTGCTTTTGATGTTTGGAAGTGTCCAGTAAGTTGTAAAGAATGTAGTTTAAGCAGTTAA
- the lpdA gene encoding dihydrolipoyl dehydrogenase, translating to MKKDFDLIVIGAGPGGYTAAICAAQLGGKVAIIEKGDLGGTCLNKGCIPTKSLIASIHILDCIRKAKEFGIVIEKEKIDFANVITRKERIVKQLRNGVNYLLKSYGIEVIKGNAYFISSSEVKVKDEIFRFKKCIIATGSIPSAIPGIEIDGENIMTSDELLEIKEIPFSLLIIGGGVIGLEFACIFQSLGTKVTIVEVLPYILPGEDREISQTLERILKKKGIDIKTNTTVREINYADKGLEIVLESSNGLSRLLVEKVLVATGRRPCIEGLGLENAGIVCENNKIIVNKKMETNIKNIYAIGDVIGAPFLAHKAYAEAMVAAKNVMGGETIIDYKAIPRCIFTIPEVASVGLTEEQAKEKGYKIKIGKFPFMANGKAVTLGEINGFVKVIVDKDSDIILGIHILGVQATEMITQAALAIDLECTTEKLIRIIYPHPTLSETIFQAVLDVHKKATDLPKIS from the coding sequence ATGAAAAAAGATTTTGATCTTATTGTCATAGGTGCTGGGCCAGGTGGATATACAGCTGCCATTTGTGCTGCTCAATTAGGTGGAAAGGTAGCTATTATTGAAAAAGGCGATTTAGGAGGTACTTGTTTAAATAAAGGATGTATTCCGACAAAGTCGCTAATTGCCAGTATTCATATTTTAGATTGTATCAGGAAGGCAAAGGAGTTTGGAATTGTTATTGAAAAGGAAAAGATTGATTTTGCTAATGTAATAACCAGAAAGGAAAGAATAGTAAAACAGTTAAGAAATGGAGTTAATTATCTCCTTAAAAGTTATGGTATAGAGGTAATAAAAGGCAATGCATACTTTATTTCTTCTTCTGAAGTAAAAGTGAAGGATGAAATATTTAGATTTAAAAAATGTATTATTGCCACTGGTTCCATTCCATCTGCAATCCCAGGAATTGAGATAGATGGTGAAAATATAATGACAAGTGATGAGCTTCTTGAAATTAAGGAAATACCTTTTTCTCTCCTTATTATTGGAGGCGGAGTGATAGGATTAGAATTTGCTTGTATTTTTCAATCTTTGGGGACTAAAGTAACCATTGTTGAGGTATTACCTTATATTCTTCCTGGTGAAGATAGGGAGATTTCTCAAACATTAGAAAGAATTTTAAAGAAAAAAGGCATTGATATTAAAACTAATACTACTGTAAGGGAAATAAACTATGCTGATAAAGGGCTAGAGATAGTTTTGGAGTCATCTAATGGTTTGAGTAGGCTTTTAGTAGAAAAGGTACTTGTGGCTACAGGGAGAAGACCTTGTATTGAAGGATTGGGTTTAGAAAATGCAGGTATTGTTTGTGAAAATAATAAAATAATCGTAAATAAAAAAATGGAAACAAATATAAAAAATATATATGCCATTGGAGATGTAATAGGTGCTCCTTTTTTAGCTCATAAGGCATATGCTGAGGCTATGGTAGCAGCAAAAAATGTAATGGGAGGAGAAACCATTATTGATTATAAAGCTATTCCGCGTTGCATATTCACTATTCCTGAGGTGGCTAGTGTAGGTTTAACTGAAGAGCAGGCAAAAGAAAAAGGATATAAAATTAAAATAGGAAAATTTCCCTTTATGGCTAATGGGAAGGCTGTTACTTTGGGAGAGATAAATGGATTTGTTAAGGTTATTGTTGATAAAGATAGTGACATTATACTTGGTATTCATATTTTAGGTGTTCAAGCAACTGAGATGATAACACAGGCAGCTTTAGCAATCGATTTAGAATGCACTACAGAAAAACTAATCAGAATAATTTATCCACATCCAACTTTAAGCGAAACAATATTTCAGGCTGTTCTTGATGTTCATAAAAAAGCGACAGATTTGCCCAAAATTAGTTAA